The Engraulis encrasicolus isolate BLACKSEA-1 chromosome 4, IST_EnEncr_1.0, whole genome shotgun sequence genome includes a window with the following:
- the LOC134446888 gene encoding C-C motif chemokine 5-like: MKTLIASLTLLLLVISVNAQYGPTTTECCDTHYSKPIPINKVVSHITLSSRCHLKAHVFTTVAKKKFCVNPDDKWVKIIVAKLNVKATTAQPVM; this comes from the exons ATGAAGACTCTGATTGCTTCTCTGACTCTCCTGTTGTTGGTCATCTCAGTTAATG CTCAGTATGGCCCCACCACCACTGAATGCTGTGACACACACTACTCCAAACCAATACCCATCAATAAAGTGGTGTCTCACATCACACTCAGCAGTAGATGTCACCTGAAAGCTCATGT ATTTACAACCGTGGCAAAGAAAAAATTCTGTGTCAATCCAGATGATAAATGGGTGAAGATTATTGTGGCCAAGTTGAATGTGAAAGCTACTACTGCTCAACCCGTGATGTGA
- the LOC134446889 gene encoding C-C motif chemokine 16-like, with the protein MKTLIASLTLLVLVISVNAQYGVTTIQCCDKHYPKQLPIKKVVSYITASSRCHLKAHVFTTKANKTFCVNPDHDWVKIIVAKLNVKPTTAQPVM; encoded by the exons ATGAAGACTCTGATCGCTTCTCTGACTCTCCTGGTGTTGGTCATCTCAGTTAATG CTCAGTATGGCGTCACCACCATCCAATGCTGTGACAAACACTACCCCAAACAACTACCCATCAAGAAGGTGGTGTCTTACATCACAGCCAGCAGCAGATGTCACCTGAAAGCTCATGT ATTTACAACCAAGGCAAATAAAACATTCTGTGTCAATCCAGACCACGACTGGGTGAAGATTATTGTGGCCAAGTTGAATGTGAAACCTACCACTGCTCAACCCGTGATGTGA
- the LOC134446892 gene encoding C-C motif chemokine 26-like translates to MKTLIALTALVLIVAVNAQNPLKSECCQRYYPNSLPERWVKSYAPVPARCSLDAYVITTVKNARFCVNPKLRWVKMIVAKLTKPKNKPRRQ, encoded by the exons ATGAAGACTCTGATCGCTCTCACTGCTCTGGTGCTGATCGTTGCTGTTAATG CTCAGAATCCCCTTAAGAGTGAATGCTGTCAGAGGTACTACCCCAACTCACTCCCAGAACGCTGGGTGAAGTCCTATGCCCCAGTCCCCGCTAGATGTAGCCTGGACGCTTATGT GATTACAACGGTGAAAAATGCCCGGTTCTGCGTCAACCCAAAGCTTAGATGGGTGAAGATGATTGTGGCCAAGTTGACGAAGCCCAAAAATAAACCCAGAAGGCAATAA
- the LOC134446891 gene encoding C-C motif chemokine 5-like: protein MKTLIALTALVLIVAVNAQYVPIKTECCEKYYQNSIPAHTVKSSVLAFARCRLNAYVFTTPNGKYCVNPKYKWVQEIHAKLKTQRGNRPRRP from the exons ATGAAGACTCTGATCGCTCTCACTGCTCTGGTGCTGATCGTTGCTGTTAATG CTCAGTATGTTCCCATTAAAACTGAATGCTGTGAGAAATACTACCAAAACTCAATACCCGCCCATACGGTGAAGTCCTCTGTCCTAGCCTTTGCTAGATGTCGCCTGAACGCTTATGT GTTCACAACTCCGAATGGCAAGTACTGTGTGAACCCAAAATATAAATGGGTGCAGGAGATTCACGCCAAGCTGAAGACCCAAAGAGGAAATAGACCCAGAAGGCCATAA